In one window of Episyrphus balteatus chromosome 3, idEpiBalt1.1, whole genome shotgun sequence DNA:
- the LOC129914514 gene encoding uncharacterized transmembrane protein DDB_G0289901-like isoform X1 produces MSTKIFVGSLPSGSKPEELRHLFEAFGVVTECDVMNRCGFVHMEKPEMAATAIKALNGTEFKGETINVEPGRVRDKNQKPGGIGAGKGGPGGPRPRGGRNGPNIMGRMQNFDGLDEAALGLEGIDERTTKDALQLCSAVFEEMNKLLNPDQMGGPRGGGMGFPDNFIEEQLGAVMGGMGGMGPMGGMGPMGGMGGPMGGPRGPMNRGPRNNRNGPFPGPGPMQGGPNRPNRGGPPNQGPRGGPPNQGPRAAPINQAPRAAPVNQGSRGPKQVPAQPIQQNRPQNQGNAGRQGNQGNQGFAGRNQGNVGGRVPKQGNVGPIRNDPIRQQRAAAPYNRGPIGPVDNEINFADDVPIVQSARNFANSLATGSQIDRWPANDRNFGGNNGGMNQHPMNRNFDEDMPVDNFTDDVPIVINMVTRPNPSVGMGSGGGGNRRGGLDNQGPVNQGNFGHNTGGGGNDRFQGSNDRFQGGSDRFQGGNDRFQGGNNDRFQNSGNNDRFQGNSGGGGGGVGNFGNQDRRGFVLPEREIFNDTPKFGNQNMRSGGGDSAFGGQNNRGGNMGGGNRNAGFGNNNAGRTQNMSEGRNIGGGSGGGNMGASSGNSMFTRRANNAGGNLDGNNMGNNRIRNDIPETNRGGNFGGNNNNRGMTSGGIGGGNLNANNSGFNRNNNLGGGNSNLNGPIRGNDRNMGGNTGMNNKNMGGGFASNNNNNRNMGGGGMGNTNNRMGGNAGNNMNRNNNMGGGGGGGGNQMNSMNFQKDFPALTGGQNMNMNNRNNGPRQNMMSNRRY; encoded by the exons atg TCCACAAAAATCTTTGTTGGAAGCCTCCCATCCGGATCCAAGCCCGAAGAACTTCGTCATCTATTCGAAGCCTTTGGCGTTGTCACCGAATGCGACGTCATGAATCGCTGTGGCTTTGTTCATATGGAAAAACCTGAAATGGCTGCCACAGCTATCAAAGCCTTAAATGGCACAGAATTCAAAGGGGAAACAATTAATGTGGAACCCGGTCGGGTAAGAGATAAGAATCAAAAGCCGGGCGGTATTGGTGCCGGCAAGGGTGGCCCGGGTGGTCCACGTCCACGCGGGGGTCGAAATGGTCCAAATATTATGGGAAGAATGCAGAATTTTGATGGGCTCGATGAAGCCGCGTTGGGATTGGAGGGAATTGATGAAAGGACGACAAAAGATGCATTGCAATTGTGTAGCGCTGTGTTTGAAGAAATGAATAAGCTACTGAATCCAGATCAAATGGGTGGACCAAGAGGCGGTGGAATGGGTTTCCCCGATAATTTCATTGAAGAACAATTGGGAGCTGTGATGGGAGGTATGGGTGGAATGGGCCCAATGGGTGGAATGGGTCCAATGGGTGGAATGGGCGGTCCAATGGGTGGTCCAAGAGGACCTATGAATCGAGGTCCACGAAACAACCGCAATGGTCCATTCCCAGGACCAGGTCCGATGCAGGGAGGTCCAAATAGGCCAAATAGAGGTGGACCTCCAAATCAAGGTCCAAGAGGTGGCCCACCAAATCAGGGTCCAAGAGCAGCTCCAATCAATCAAGCTCCCAGAGCGGCTCCAGTAAATCAAGGAAGCAGAGGACCTAAAcag GTTCCCGCCCAACCAATTCAACAAAATCGACCTCAAAATCAAGGCAATGCTGGCCGCCAGGGTAATCAAGGAAACCAAGGATTTGCTGGTCGGAATCAAGGCAATGTTGGTGGGCGAGTTCCAAAACAAGGAAATGTTGGTCCAATTCGTAACGATCCCATCAGACAGCAAAGGGCAGCTGCACCATATAACAGAGGACCAATTGGTCCCGTCGACAATGAAATCAACTTTGCTGACGATGTTCCAATTGTCCAAAGTGCCAGAAACTTTGCCAACAGTTTGGCTACAGGAAGTCAGATTGACAGGTGGCCAGCGAATGATAGAAACTTTGGGGGCAATAATGGCGGCATGAACCAACATCCCATGAATCGCAATTTTGATGAAGATATGCCAGTGGACAATTTTACCGATGATGTTCCAATTGTCATCAACATGGTGACTCGTCCCAATCCATCTGTTGGAATGGGAAGCGGTGGCGGTGGTAATCGCAGAGGAGGTTTGGATAATCAAGGTCCAGTTAATCAAGGCAACTTTGGACACAACACTGGTGGAGGTGGAAATGATCGTTTCCAAGGATCTAATGATCGATTCCAGGGTGGAAGTGATAGATTCCAAGGAGGAAATGATCGTTTCCAAGGTGGAAATAATGATCGTTTCCAAAATAGTGGGAATAATGATCGCTTCCAAGGTAACAGTGGAGGCGGCGGTGGTGGAGTAGGAAACTTTGGAAATCAAGATAGGAGAGGATTTGTCTTGCCAGAAAGAGAAATATTCAATGATACTCCTAAATTTGGAAATCAGAATATGCGCAGTGGTGGCGGTGATTCGGCTTTTGGTGGACAAAATAATCGAGGAGGAAATATGGGAGGTGGCAACAGGAATGCTGGATTCGGTAATAACAATGCTGGCAGAACACAAAATATGTCAGAGGGTCGTAATATTGGAGGCGGTAGTGGCGGAGGCAACATGGGTGCAAGTTCTGGAAACTCAATGTTCACGAGGAGAGCAAATAATGCTGGAGGAAATCTTGATGGAAATAATAT gggCAACAACCGCATACGTAATGATATCCCAGAAACAAACCGTGGAGGCAATTTCGGCGGAAACAATAACAACCGTGGAATGACTAGCGGAGGTATTGGTGGTGGTAACTTGAACGCCAACAACTCTGGATTTAACCGAAATAACAATTTGGGGGGTGGAAATAGTAACTTGAATGGACCCATCAGAGGAAATGATAGAAACATGGGTGGAAATACCGGAATGAACAATAAAAATATGGGCGGAGGATTtgccagcaacaacaacaacaaccgaaACATGGGGGGTGGTGGTATGGGCAATACCAACAACCGAATGGGTGGAAATGCAGGAAACAACATGAACCGTAATAACAATATGGGAggaggtggtggtggtggtggaaaCCAAATGAATTCAATGAACTTTCAAAAAGATTTTCCCGCACTAACTGGTGGTCAAAATATGAACATGAATAACCG CAATAATGGGCCACGCCAAAATATGATGTCGAATCGTCgctattaa
- the LOC129914514 gene encoding putative uncharacterized protein DDB_G0286901 isoform X2, protein MSTKIFVGSLPSGSKPEELRHLFEAFGVVTECDVMNRCGFVHMEKPEMAATAIKALNGTEFKGETINVEPGRVRDKNQKPGGIGAGKGGPGGPRPRGGRNGPNIMGRMQNFDGLDEAALGLEGIDERTTKDALQLCSAVFEEMNKLLNPDQMGGPRGGGMGFPDNFIEEQLGAVMGGMGGMGPMGGMGPMGGMGGPMGGPRGPMNRGPRNNRNGPFPGPGPMQGGPNRPNRGGPPNQGPRGGPPNQGPRAAPINQAPRAAPVNQGSRGPKQVPAQPIQQNRPQNQGNAGRQGNQGNQGFAGRNQGNVGGRVPKQGNVGPIRNDPIRQQRAAAPYNRGPIGPVDNEINFADDVPIVQSARNFANSLATGSQIDRWPANDRNFGGNNGGMNQHPMNRNFDEDMPVDNFTDDVPIVINMVTRPNPSVGMGSGGGGNRRGGLDNQGPVNQGNFGHNTGGGGNDRFQGSNDRFQGGSDRFQGGNDRFQGGNNDRFQNSGNNDRFQGNSGGGGGGVGNFGNQDRRGFVLPEREIFNDTPKFGNQNMRSGGGDSAFGGQNNRGGNMGGGNRNAGFGNNNAGRTQNMSEGRNIGGGSGGGNMGASSGNSMFTRRANNAGGNLDGNNMGNNRIRNDIPETNRGGNFGGNNNNRGMTSGGIGGGNLNANNSGFNRNNNLGGGNSNLNGPIRGNDRNMGGNTGMNNKNMGGGFASNNNNNRNMGGGGMGNTNNRMGGNAGNNMNRNNNMGGGGGGGGNQMNSMNFQKDFPALTGGQNMNMNNRTSKAGDWRMWTD, encoded by the exons atg TCCACAAAAATCTTTGTTGGAAGCCTCCCATCCGGATCCAAGCCCGAAGAACTTCGTCATCTATTCGAAGCCTTTGGCGTTGTCACCGAATGCGACGTCATGAATCGCTGTGGCTTTGTTCATATGGAAAAACCTGAAATGGCTGCCACAGCTATCAAAGCCTTAAATGGCACAGAATTCAAAGGGGAAACAATTAATGTGGAACCCGGTCGGGTAAGAGATAAGAATCAAAAGCCGGGCGGTATTGGTGCCGGCAAGGGTGGCCCGGGTGGTCCACGTCCACGCGGGGGTCGAAATGGTCCAAATATTATGGGAAGAATGCAGAATTTTGATGGGCTCGATGAAGCCGCGTTGGGATTGGAGGGAATTGATGAAAGGACGACAAAAGATGCATTGCAATTGTGTAGCGCTGTGTTTGAAGAAATGAATAAGCTACTGAATCCAGATCAAATGGGTGGACCAAGAGGCGGTGGAATGGGTTTCCCCGATAATTTCATTGAAGAACAATTGGGAGCTGTGATGGGAGGTATGGGTGGAATGGGCCCAATGGGTGGAATGGGTCCAATGGGTGGAATGGGCGGTCCAATGGGTGGTCCAAGAGGACCTATGAATCGAGGTCCACGAAACAACCGCAATGGTCCATTCCCAGGACCAGGTCCGATGCAGGGAGGTCCAAATAGGCCAAATAGAGGTGGACCTCCAAATCAAGGTCCAAGAGGTGGCCCACCAAATCAGGGTCCAAGAGCAGCTCCAATCAATCAAGCTCCCAGAGCGGCTCCAGTAAATCAAGGAAGCAGAGGACCTAAAcag GTTCCCGCCCAACCAATTCAACAAAATCGACCTCAAAATCAAGGCAATGCTGGCCGCCAGGGTAATCAAGGAAACCAAGGATTTGCTGGTCGGAATCAAGGCAATGTTGGTGGGCGAGTTCCAAAACAAGGAAATGTTGGTCCAATTCGTAACGATCCCATCAGACAGCAAAGGGCAGCTGCACCATATAACAGAGGACCAATTGGTCCCGTCGACAATGAAATCAACTTTGCTGACGATGTTCCAATTGTCCAAAGTGCCAGAAACTTTGCCAACAGTTTGGCTACAGGAAGTCAGATTGACAGGTGGCCAGCGAATGATAGAAACTTTGGGGGCAATAATGGCGGCATGAACCAACATCCCATGAATCGCAATTTTGATGAAGATATGCCAGTGGACAATTTTACCGATGATGTTCCAATTGTCATCAACATGGTGACTCGTCCCAATCCATCTGTTGGAATGGGAAGCGGTGGCGGTGGTAATCGCAGAGGAGGTTTGGATAATCAAGGTCCAGTTAATCAAGGCAACTTTGGACACAACACTGGTGGAGGTGGAAATGATCGTTTCCAAGGATCTAATGATCGATTCCAGGGTGGAAGTGATAGATTCCAAGGAGGAAATGATCGTTTCCAAGGTGGAAATAATGATCGTTTCCAAAATAGTGGGAATAATGATCGCTTCCAAGGTAACAGTGGAGGCGGCGGTGGTGGAGTAGGAAACTTTGGAAATCAAGATAGGAGAGGATTTGTCTTGCCAGAAAGAGAAATATTCAATGATACTCCTAAATTTGGAAATCAGAATATGCGCAGTGGTGGCGGTGATTCGGCTTTTGGTGGACAAAATAATCGAGGAGGAAATATGGGAGGTGGCAACAGGAATGCTGGATTCGGTAATAACAATGCTGGCAGAACACAAAATATGTCAGAGGGTCGTAATATTGGAGGCGGTAGTGGCGGAGGCAACATGGGTGCAAGTTCTGGAAACTCAATGTTCACGAGGAGAGCAAATAATGCTGGAGGAAATCTTGATGGAAATAATAT gggCAACAACCGCATACGTAATGATATCCCAGAAACAAACCGTGGAGGCAATTTCGGCGGAAACAATAACAACCGTGGAATGACTAGCGGAGGTATTGGTGGTGGTAACTTGAACGCCAACAACTCTGGATTTAACCGAAATAACAATTTGGGGGGTGGAAATAGTAACTTGAATGGACCCATCAGAGGAAATGATAGAAACATGGGTGGAAATACCGGAATGAACAATAAAAATATGGGCGGAGGATTtgccagcaacaacaacaacaaccgaaACATGGGGGGTGGTGGTATGGGCAATACCAACAACCGAATGGGTGGAAATGCAGGAAACAACATGAACCGTAATAACAATATGGGAggaggtggtggtggtggtggaaaCCAAATGAATTCAATGAACTTTCAAAAAGATTTTCCCGCACTAACTGGTGGTCAAAATATGAACATGAATAACCG gACCTCTAAGGCTGGTGACTGGAGAATGTGGACTGATTAA